A window of Streptomyces sp. NBC_01224 genomic DNA:
CGGTGACCAACGGGCAGGTGGCCGGTGTCACCTCCGTGCCACCGGGGCCCACCAGCACATGACTCGGCGCCTCTTCCCGGCATCAAGGCGTGGGTCTGCGCTGAAAGTGGGCGGGAAGGTCGCCGCGGCGAACAAGCGGGATCAGGAAGACAACCTTGGTGCTACGTCTCCTCGGCGAGAGGCCACTATCAGCGGCGGGCGAACTGCTGGTCGTTCCGGTGTCTGGCCGATAGTCGGGCCGTAGCGGCGGAAGCGCGCTGCCTCTTCCTCGGCCAAGCGGGACGACGTCCGTGCAGATCGAGGGGTACTACTTCACAAGCCTGCCCTGGAAGAACGCGACGCTGGCCCGAGGGTCGCTTCCCGGGTCGCATGTGCGGTTGCCTGGCACCTGGAGACCTGCTCAACGTATCTGGTCTCGCCAGTCTGCCTCTCTTCGGCGAACTTGGGCGCGTGGGCGCTCATTAAGCCTTGATCCACCGATCTGATGGCTGTGGATGACTCTTCGAGAAACAAGGAAGTGCCTTGTGACCTGCGATGATGGGAGTTCTTGAGGCTTCCAGCACGCACGATCGGCAAGGCACTTCCGAGATGCAAGTTTCCCATACTCCAGCGGCGGTCTCCGCTGCGTTCGATGACCCGAATCTGGTCGCGCATGCCGGGCTGGTTCCGGTGATGCGGCTGGCCGAACGGTGCGGGCTGTCGGGCCTGGTGGCGCAGAAGGTGAAGCTGAGCGGGACGAGGAACGGCGCGGGTGCGTCGGCGGACGTCAAGGTCAGCAGCATCGTGGCCGGCATGGCGGCGGGCGCGGACAGTATCGACGACCTCCATATCCTGCGGCACGGCGCGATGCCGGCCCTGTTCCGGGGGCCCGTGCGCCGTCCACGCTGGGCACCTTCCTCCGTTCGTTCACCCACGGTCACGCACTCCAACTCCACGCTGTCCACCGCAGGTTCCTCGGTCAACTGGCCGCGCACGCCCCGCTGCTGCCCGGTGCCGGCGACAAGGCGTTCATTGATATCGACTCCACCCACAAGCGGGTCTACGGCCGGGCCAAGCAGGGTGCCGAGTACGGCCGGTTCAAGGGCATCCGCACCCTGCACCCCCTGCTCGCCACGATCTGCACCCCGCACGCGCGGCCGGTGATCGCCACAGTACGGATGCGCCGCGGCAAGGCAGCCGATTCCCGTGGGGCCCCGAAGTTCGTCAGTGAGGCGCTGTCCACCGCCGTCGAGGCGGGCTGCACCGGCACCCGGATCCTGCGAGCGGACTCGCAGTTCTACAACGCCGGGGTGATCTCGGCCTGCCGCCGGGCCGGAGCCCACTTCTCGATTACCTGCGGGTTGAACCCCTCCATCAAACGGGCCGTCCTCGGCATTCCCGACCAGGCCTGGCAGCAGATCACATACCCGACCGCGGTGCCCGATCCTGCAACCGGTGAGCTCGTCTCGGACGCCGAAGTCGCCGAGATACCCGCCTACACCGCCTTCGCCAGCCGCACGAAAGCGGAGCGGGTCACCGCGCGGCTGATCGTGCGCCGGGTCCGTGACCTGGCCAAACCCGCCATTGTGGGTGAGCAGGGCGAGTTGTTTCCCGTCTGGCGCTACCACCCGTTCTTCACCGACCAGCCTGCACAAACCCTCCAGGCCGAACGCGAACACCGCCACCACGCGGTCATCGAGCAGGTCATCGCCGACAGCAAAGCCTCCGCCCTGGCCCACCTGCCCTCCGCACACTTCCACGCCAACGCAGCATGGCTCACCCTGTGGGCGATGACCTACAACCTGCTGCGGGCCACCGGCGCACAAGCCTCCGCCTTCCACGCCAGGGCCACCACCGCCACGATCCGCACCCACCTGGTCCATGTTCCGGCCCGGATCGCCCACTCCGCCCGCCGCATCACACTGCACCTACCGCACAACTGGCCCTGGCAGCACGCCTGGACACACCTGTTCTCCACGGCCCACGGACCGGCCGGCTGATACGAACAGCCCCTGCCCACCCCGCCCGCAAGGGCCCGACCGGAACCGAACCGTGGAAATGCTGGGCAGACCAGCGGAAACAACCTGCCCTCACCCGACCACCCGACCCCAAGCCGATCAAAAGACCACTCTCAAACCACCTCGGTGGATCAAGGTTAAGTGGCCGTGCGTCATTCGGGCGGCTGCTGCCCCCTGCCGCCGCCAGCGCCCTTGGACCTGTTCGCACCGGCATTCTGCCCCTGCTGCTTGCTCTGTTCCAGCAGGTGGCGGGCCTGCTCCTGAAGCTTCTGACGTTCCTGGGGGTCGGTCGCAGTCGGGGCGGATCGGCTGGAGCGGCCCGACCAGATGGTCTTCGACCTCGACCCAGCGGAAGAGGGCTGAGGCGGAGGTCCAAAGCTCCTCGACTGTGCAGCAATTTCCGGGACTGCTGGAAGGCGCGCCCTGTCCGGTGCTCCTCGTACTTGGTGTGATGGCAGTGCTGTGGACAGCCTGGGGCTGGTGGCTGCGGTACCGCATCTCCCGGCAGGCGATGAAGCGCGTCGATGGCAAGGATGTGCTTGACCTGTTCGAGGTGATCCATGGCACCGATTCCAAGTCCTGGTCAGGCCTACGCTGCGGGAGCCAGGGTCCGGGCGCTCAACGCTCCCGTGGTAACCCGCTGCTGGTCAGGGTCACACCGCCGAACGGAGGATTCGTGCTCCTTTCCGCCTGTGCGTTCTCGCGGTGAGGGCGGAGGGGCCGGTGTAGCGTCAGGGCCAGCTGTCATGGCTCCGAAGTACCCGTCGCCTACGGGCGGCCCTGCTGTTCAGAGTCATCGAGGGCCAGGGCGATCACCTCCGGCCCCACACGGTGCGGGGCCGGCTTCGAGTCCCCTTGGAGGACAAAATGGCCAGCGGAACCGTCAAGTGGTTCAACGCGGAAAAGGGCTTCGGCTTTATTGAGCAGGACGGCGGCGGCCCGGACGTCTTCGCCCACTACTCGAACATCGCCGCTCAGGGTTTCCGTGAGCTCCAGGAAGGTCAGAGGGTGAACTTCGACATCACCCAGGGCCAGAAGGGCCCTCAGGCGGAGAACATCACCCCTGCCTGAGCCCTGACGCGCGACGCCCGCCCCGCGACACGCTCGCTGGGGCGGGATTCGTGCGTCAGGGCTCAGATCCGTTGCTATCCGGGAGCAGACGTCGGGTCCAGCGTGAACCGGAACGCTCGAAGTACCTCGGACTGCACGAGAACCACCACCCTCCCCCACCCCTCATATGCTGCCCGTTCCGTCACGCGCCCGAGCCGGGCAGCTCCCAGGGCTGCCAGTCCTATGGGGGGCGATGCGGCGGGGCGTCAGACCTGGTGACGGGTGGGGTCGACGGTGCACTGGGTCAGAGCCTTGGGACCCTCCTTCCCGGGCCGGAGGCGGCCCATCCAAAGCTGTTCAATGAAAGGCGCGGAACTTTTGCAGTACTGCAAGTGGACGATCCGGCGGATACCGGCCCGCGCATCGAGCTGTTGAAGGCTGCATGCCGTCCTCTCGCCGCCCTCGCCGCCGCCCTGTGCGGCCGCCTGTCGTCACCCACCCCCACGCCCCGCTGACCCGCGAGTTCGCCACCCACCCGGCCACCTGCCATCAGGCGTTCCAGCTCGCGGTCGACTTCGGCTTCGTCGCTGCCGACGCCGTCGCGGACTTCCTCCCCCGAGGAGGTGCCCATCGCCCTGGTCAAGCGCCAGGAGTTCTGCGATTGCAGCCGGCTCGTACTGGACGGCCACGACCTCACCCGGAACGCCCTGAGCACCGTTGCCGCCGGCATGACCGCGTGCCAGGACCTGGTGCTGGCGGCGATCGACTACGCCCACCGCACCTTCGGATGCGCCGGCCTGAGCGCAATCCTCCATGAACTGACCGACAAGGCACGGGCGACGTTTGAGCCTCCAGCTCTCACCACCCTTCTGGACCGCGTCCGTGCGGCGCACAGGGCAGAGGACGGTCACGCAGGCCACGACCGAGGCCCCGACGCTGTGACATGGCCGAGAACCGCCGCCTCATCCATGCCCGAGCTCATCCCGCGCTCCTGAACCACCGCAGGCTGCGCCGGGCAGCGCACGTGACCCCCAGCCACTCAGTACCTGACGCTGTCGGGGATCTTGGTTTCCGGTCTGTACGTGCATTGCGCGTAGTGGGAAGCTGGAGGGCCTGCGGCGGTCGGCCTGGTCCTCAGCCCCATGTGTTCCACTCACCTAAGGAGGATCGACCGTGGCCTCCGATCACGACCTGCTGTGGCGTCGCTGCGCGCACCTGGGCCGTGTCCTGCTGCCTGTGGTGGACCAGGAGGCGTGGCGCCAGGCCCGCCGCCACGAGCACCTGGGAGCCTGGGGCATCAACATCGTGGAAGGCGAGCGGCTGATCGAGGTATTTGCGGCCTTGGCCGCCCATGCCGTCGCGATCGACACTTCCGTATCTGCCGCAGAACTTGACGTCCTACCTCTGAGCGCGGTGGCTGACGCGGCGACCGGTAAACGCGACTTCGAACTGCTCGCCGGACTCCCGGACACCTTCGCCGACGGCCGCGACGAACTGGCCGTCAAGGTCTTCCGGCTGTACGCCTACAGGGGTGGGCAGTACAGCCTCCAGCTCATCCGACTGGGCACGGAACTGCGCCGTGCGCTGATCGTCCTCGCCGAACGCTCGCGAATGCCATCCCCCACGTGCGGGCACGTCTTCTTCTGGGCGGCTGCAGCTGGCCTGTCCAGTGATCACGGAGACCAGATGAGCTGAGGTCACGCTCCCGGCCGCAGGTTGGAGGCTGGTCCTTCGCCGGAATCGGCTTTGGCAGGTTCCGGGGCAAGGTGGTGGGCACCACCGAGTGATCAAGTCAGTCTGCGGGGTGGGTGGCAACGCGCCAGGACCGGGGTCGCGGGATGTGCTGCCAGTCGAGGAAGTCCTGGAGAGCGGTTGGGTTCCGGGGCTGCCGAGGTGGTGCTGGCGGCAGGTGGGTACTGATGCGTTCGAGGTTGATCGCG
This region includes:
- a CDS encoding DUF6381 family protein, which encodes MSTALPSHQVRGAPDRARLPAVPEIAAQSRSFGPPPQPSSAGSRSKTIWSGRSSRSAPTATDPQERQKLQEQARHLLEQSKQQGQNAGANRSKGAGGGRGQQPPE
- a CDS encoding cold-shock protein — translated: MASGTVKWFNAEKGFGFIEQDGGGPDVFAHYSNIAAQGFRELQEGQRVNFDITQGQKGPQAENITPA